From a single Oxalobacter vibrioformis genomic region:
- a CDS encoding DUF192 domain-containing protein — translation MIKAELAKTEDQRTKGLMFRKRLDKNGGMLFDFGAPAKVCMWMKNTYIPLSVAFIDQDGVIVNIEDMEPLTTTSHCSSGWVGYALEMNQGWFATRKIEPGSKIEGIPKSD, via the coding sequence GTGATAAAAGCCGAGCTTGCCAAAACAGAGGATCAGCGTACAAAGGGTCTGATGTTCAGAAAGCGACTGGATAAAAACGGCGGGATGCTGTTTGATTTTGGCGCGCCGGCAAAAGTCTGCATGTGGATGAAAAATACCTATATTCCATTATCTGTTGCATTTATTGATCAGGATGGGGTTATCGTCAATATAGAGGATATGGAACCGCTGACGACCACTTCGCATTGCAGCAGCGGATGGGTTGGTTATGCCCTGGAAATGAATCAGGGCTGGTTTGCCACCCGGAAGATCGAACCGGGCAGCAAAATTGAAGGCATTCCCAAATCCGACTGA